In a single window of the Drosophila albomicans strain 15112-1751.03 chromosome 3, ASM965048v2, whole genome shotgun sequence genome:
- the LOC117570854 gene encoding aldo-keto reductase family 1 member B1 gives MSASKALYVKNNNGTQIQAIGLGTYTSLGGDCERATLHAIDVGYRHIDTAYFYENEAEVGAAVQKKIAEGVIKREDIFITTKLWCHFHEPERVEAACRKTLANFGLEYVDLYLMHWPYSYVYRGDNEMMPTDAKGEVELNDIDYLDTWRAMEKLVELGLTKSIGVSNFNSEQLTRLLANSKIKPIHNQIECHPALNQKKLIALCKQHDIVVTAYCPLGRPDPAKKQPNFIYDDKVQAIANKYKKSTAQVVLRYLIEIGTVPLPKSSNPKRIEENFNIFDFKLDAADHAVLDSYHTGERLIPMEHAIKSKYYPFHLEF, from the exons ATGTCGGCATCGAAAGCTCTCTACGTTAAGAACAATAATGGAACACAAATCCAGGCAATCGGACTGGGCACGTATACG TCACTTGGTGGCGATTGCGAGCGGGCAACGTTGCATGCAATTGACGTGGGCTACCGGCACATAGATACCGCCTACTTCTATGAGAATGAGGCTGAAGTGGGCGCTGCGgtgcaaaagaaaattgccGAGGGCGTCATCAAGCGTGAGGACATCTTCATTACCACTAAG TTGTGGTGCCACTTCCATGAACCGGAACGCGTTGAGGCCGCTTGCCGCAAGACGCTGGCGAACTTTGGCTTGGAGTATGTGGATCTGTATCTGATGCACTGGCCCTACTCCTATGTCTATCGTGGCGACAACGAAATGATGCCAACCGATGCCAAGGGCGAGGTGGAACTCAA CGACATTGACTATCTGGACACTTGGCGTGCCATGGAGAAGCTTGTTGAGCTGGGCTTGACCAAGAGCATTGGTGTCTCCAATTTCAATTCGGAGCAATTGACACGTCTGTTGGCTAATAGCAAGATCAAGCCCATTCATAATCAG ATCGAATGTCATCCAGCGCTGAATCAGAAgaaattgattgcattgtGCAAACAACACGATATTGTTGTCACCGCCTACTGTCCTTTGGGCAGACCTGATCCCGCCAAGAAGCAGCCCAACTTCATCTACGATGATAAGGTTCAAGCTATTGCCAACAAGTACAAGAAGTCCACGGCTCAAGTGGTGCTCCGTTATTTG ATTGAAATTGGCACTGTGCCACTGCCAAAGTCGTCGAATCCCAAGCGCATTGAGGAGAATTTCAACAtctttgattttaaattggaTGCAGCTGATCATGCCGTGTTGGACTCTTATCACACCGGAGAGCGTCTTATCCCCATGGAGCATGCTATTAAGAGCAAATACTATCCATTCCATTTGGAATTCTAA